ATTCATActgtgatattaaaaaaaaaaaaaaaaatagcatcatTCATTGTTTTTCTCAGGACAGGTATATCATAAGCAATGTTCTATTCTAACACGTGCAGTCACGACTCTCGTGCTTGTTATTGGCACAGGACTCCTTCCCCTGTATGTCCACAGAGAAGTGGCTGCACAGAAACTAGTGACAGTTACAGCAGTAACTGGAGACTGAAACTTTCAATCCACAGAGCAAAGATAGCACAGGAGCCTCaatttaaataaaagattatGGCGTCACCATAGCCATGTAACATAACCTAGCTATGGTTGTGCTGTCGTTTTGGTTTAATACAGGGTAGGTAGATGTGGACCTTTGCCCCTGGAGCTGCAGGGCATTTCAAAGTGGGGGTGCAAAGGTTTTGGAGTTCCACGTGACCtggagattttaaaatgtttttgttcttatttaataCCAGCTCAGTCCATTGGAGAAATCACAAGCCCAATCAAATTATTTAAATCGCATGGACCTGAGAGAAAAGGCATCACTCAGGGGCTACAGTGCTTGCAGCAGGTCCTTCGTAGAGCAAACGGACACTTTATGAAAGTCTGCAGGATTCAGTTTAATAATAATCGTACTGGGATGACTCCACTGGTCATCAGGTATCTTGGAGGTTTAGTTCCACCTCAAGTCACAGAAGCTATTGGTTTAATTACAGTTAACCATTTGTTCCTAAAAACGACGCCCTGTATCACGGGGTAATGTTTAGGGGAAGTCCACAAGCCCTGGCAACTGTTTCAGAAAGATTTCAGTCACAGATTTCTCAGAACAGCGAAATGTGACTTCTCGACTGAAGAAGTCTTGACTGAAGCCATGTAAACTTCATAAGTTCTCGGAGAGCACCGCTGATCAAACCATTATTTTATAAACTTTTTATAAAtgtagaaatacttttttttgtgcctttttttagtgatttaaaaaaacaaaacaaaaaaaaaaaaaaaacacttctgcacTAAGCAACTTTGTAAAAAGTCAATCCTAGTACTGTATAACAAATTCAATATTTCCAGTGTCTTATACCGGTATAACCAAGGCCAGTTCCTGGCATTGTTACAGTAAGCTTTCTCAAATCAATTCTCTCAAACTAAAAATTCCCTTCAGTAAATCCAATATTTTACCTTGACTTGTTTTTCTCCCTGCCTTAGATGGGCAAGGGCATTTACCTGCCAATCTTCCACTATACCGTAGCTTGAAGTATAAGAATTCTCTGTAAGAAACAGGATCTAAAAAGCAGACGCTGGATTtaacatgttgttttttattattattctgtacaCATGGTCCACTCATTAAGTGACTGCTATAGTAATTTAGATGTGTGAGACTGTTGCAATTGTTCAGTAAATGAAGAGCAATCCTCTTGTAATTGATCTGTAGAGACTCCTGAGGTAGAGTCCACTTGCTTTGCTGTAACTAACAACATAGTTCATCCCTGTCCCTTGGCTTAAAGGCCTTGTGTACCACAAATGGGGCCTCCTAACAGCCAGCTTTCATGTGCAACCAATTAGTCCCACAGCTTCCCAGTTCTGCTTTCAGGTCCTTCGGTTCTTAATGCTAAACCACACTACCCTCCAGACCTTCAGTTCTAAACACAAGGTGACATTACAGTACCTTTCAGTGCATCAGTTCTAATCCCTACGTCATCTGTTCCTGAGCCAAAACCACTAGGTTCAACTTGCCTCCCCGCCCTTAAATGAAACAAAAAGTCCTCCTTCCATCTCTACTCAGCTCTTAAATCGGTCACGCCACATTTCCTTGTCCAAAGCTCTTTTACCCTTGCTAACATTGCAGTCCATCCAATGGCACCAACTATTCATGCTAATCGTAGCCttgcaataaataaagaaatcccaGGGAAAGTGCAGCAGTGGAAATGCCCTCTTTTGGTTTGACCCTCCCTGTGTTTAAACAGCGAGCAGCTCTACATGCAGATGGCTGACATTATGGTGCAGGAGGGCTGGAAGGAGGCTGGCTATGAGTATGTGTGCATCGATGACTGCTGGCTCGCCGATGAACGGGACTCCGAGGATCGGCTGCAGCCTGACCCCAGACGCTTCCCCAGCGGGATCAAGAAACTCGCCGACTACGTAAGCCAGGCTCATATTTACACCACAAAGGGGTGCACAGTTAACACTTGTTAAGTGGTCAGAATTCTCTTTTATTGGAAATGTTCCAGTAGAAACAAAAGCTATGCATACACATTAGCAACTTGCTGTAATTAACAACTTTCTTAGCAAGCTACTAACATATTGTAAGTTGCTAAAATGTTTGGATCTGCTTGAAAAAGTTGATTTAAGTGCACATCAAACTCGCATAGTTTCATGAACATAGCTCAGTTTTTCAAAACGAATTCTGACATTTTTGGTCTTAAgtccatccatttttttttttttttttttttttcccccaatgtgACTACAGTAAAATCCCCTTTTTACAGGATTGTACAGCCTTTTTGACCTTTCTGCAATAACCAAGTTAAGAAGTCCATTTTTTATGGtcttaatatattatatatattcttaaaaaagaaatactgcatCATACTAAATAATCCCCCAAGATGTTTAACAAAGGCCCCATCTGCTGGAGAGATGTGGGACTGCAATTACACTTGAAAAATGAATATGGGGTGTCTCCTACAGTAACTGCAGGGTAAAATGGATTAATGACTTGAGAAAATATGCAGGGTTTATTCTAGATAATCAGATAACTACAGTATCATTTGTGAACAATGTCTGTTAATTTTGTAATCCTAGACATTCTTTGTACAAAGGTTTTTCACCCAACTATAATTCCATATTAAGTCGCTAACGAAGGCATTCGTTAAAACATGCGTCTGCTGATCTTACGCCACTAATAAAATCATTCTACGGTTGCATCCCTGTGTCTGTATTCAGGTTCACTCTAAAGGGCTGAAACTAGGGATCTACCAGGACGTTGGCAATCTGACCTGTGCTGGATACCCTGGGAGTCTTGGATACTATGATTTGGACGCCGAGACCTTTGCAGATTGGGGGGTGGACCTGCTGAAATTTGATGGATGCGATTTTGGCACGTTGGACATACTAGTGGAAGGTGAGGGATTTCTGTTTGTACTCAGTATTGGGACAGAGGCAATCCTCTTGTTGCTTTGATTGCTTGATTAAGCCTAATGTCCACTGCAACAGATTTTAGGTTATGTTTTGTACTATAGTTGAAATGTATGTGAGTTTCAAGATTCTAGTACCGTTTAGTTTCAGAGTGCAATCTGTTAGGTTCATAAAAGTCTAGTTTTCTATATTTTCAAAAgaattacaatacattttaatgccTATAGGGCAAGATAACTGCAGTGTGTAAGATTCAGCACGGTAAGCAATACTCTAACAATTTAGACAGCAGTGTTAGATGTGACATTTCAAGTTGGAACAGCATGCtctgttttaaatgtagtcaAGAAGATTCACACAGTTCCTCattctattattttattattattttttttttccaggttatAAAAATATGTCCAGGGCCCTGAATGCAACTGGAAGGAATATTCTGTACTCTTGTGAATGGCCTCTATACCTGTGGCCTTTTCACCAGGTATGGAATAGATAAACATTTATAGATAGACTTGAACTTGTAGTCGGAAAGTTTAGTGTAATTTTAGCTTTTTGATAGTCATAACAAGTCGTAGTAAAATACCAGTAGATCATTACTTCCAATACATCATACAACTTGTGCCTAGCTAGTGTGCCAGTGTATACAAGTCAGTGATATATTCCTGCATTAAAACATAGTGGTTTGTTTTCAGCCCAACTATACCGATATCCGTCAGTACTGCAACCACTGGCGAAACTATGACGACGTGTATGATTCCTGGCAGAGTGTGAAAAGCATTATTGACTGGACTGCGACCCACCAGAATCTGATTGTGCCAGTGGCAGGACCGGGAGGGTGGAATGATCCGGATATGGTATGCAGAATTTTAGGCACGATTCGGTACATTTTACTGTCTCCTGTTGGTTTTGCTGTTGCAGATGATGTTTGTTTACACAAATAGCCACAATCAGTAAATGGCTCTTCTGATGTAAATAACTGatcttttttatatacattatatacttttttatatacattataaagCTTGAATTCATTGCATGTGTGAAATATATATTCggttatatttaaataacaaataattctAACATTTTGGAACATGGGGAATTTCATCTCGTAAGTTGAATAGTACTACTACCGACTGTACATGATAATATGTTTAATATGCTGCCATATGTAGAAGCTTGCATCTCTTACTGCACTGGTTTCTTTGTAACAGTGTTTTAAGTTGGTTTCAAACGCTGACGTTTTTGGTGTAGCACTTGCTTGCAGTACAATGGGGGGTGATGAACAGAGTTAACGGATAAAGTACTGCCTCAGTGTTGTaatgtgcactttttttttttttttttcctcaagctgtgacatttctttctttcacagcTGGTGATCGGTAACTTTGGGCTGAGCTGGGACCAGCAGGTATCCCAGATGGCAATGTGGGTGATCATGGCAGCACCGCTGTTGATGTCCAATGACCTGCGCAGTATTGACCCAAAATCCAAAATGTTGCTGCAGAACAAGCACCTCATTGCCATCAACCAGGACCCCCTGGGCAGGCAGGGCTACCGGATCGGCAGGGTAGGCGATCTAGTTTTAATATCAGCAATATTGAAATGCACAGCTGGTGTTCtatgccaataaaaaaaataaagaaactgaaaatgtCTGAAGATTTGCCGGTATCATGCAGGCATACATTATAGTTGACTTGATTATATTCTCCCATTAaatttttaaagctattttattcAGATTTGTGAAGCATTTACAGGTAATCGGACTttgcagggaaaaaaaacaaattgttacAAAACTTCAAATGTTAGAGCTTCCACGTAAACTTTAGttgctctctttttttttttttaagaggcccACAGTAAAGTTTAGGTGTTTGCATTAATTGGGAAAGCAAATCTATTCCTGGTAACTAAAGTGTGTGGTGTATGCTGCAGCGTGGTGATGTGGAGCGTCCATCCAGTAGGGGTGTGAACAAGATTCATTCATTTTGTTCATTTTCAGGTGAACAGCTTTGACGTGTGGGAGCGGCCCCTGTCGGACAGTCGCTACGCGTTCGCGGTGCTGAACAGACAGGAGATCGGTGGCCCACGCCAGTTCCCTCTCTTGCTGGCTACTCTTCCCTCCTGGAAGACCTGCAATCCAGAATGCAGAGTTACCCAAATCCTCCCCAGTTACCAGGATCTGGGAGTCCAGAACCTGAATTCTGCCCTAAAGCTCACAATCAACCCATCTGGGACAGTCCTGTTCACTGTGACATTGAACGAGGGTCTGGCTGCTGAACAACAATCGAACTGGAACATGACCAAGAAGCAGAAAATTCCCAACTCTGTATTTTAATACAGGACTGCCTCAGCAAAGCTAATACATGTTGATGGCTGGAATTCAAATAGAACCTAAAATCTTTTAGATTCTCGATAAACACGTCAGTTTAGCTGAAACACATGGATTCCAAAAACCAAAGCGCTTATTTAGATTGTTTGATTTAGTACAGATTATATATGCTAATGCAGAGGCCTCTATGTTATTTAAAATCCCTTTGTTTCCTTAGTAGCAGAGGTCTGTATAAAAACTTCTGTTTTATATGAAGCTGCTACTACATTTATTCAGTATAGGCACCTGCACTGGGTCTCAGACCCACCTCTTGCCTTTTCAAAAATAACTTGAATTTAGCTTAAATCTGCCTGCAAGttgaataatactgtagaaaTGTTCAGACAGAATGCTTTAGATTGTTGTATTTTCTAGGTTTTTATATCAATGAAGGGAAttgtttaaaatttaaatcaGGTGCTGCcttaagaaaaacagaaataaactatTGTAAAATCTTGAATGCACTTCTATTGTAAGTTGTTGTTCTTCATATAAGTTTGGAGATGTTACTCCACTAAATTAAAAAGCATTGATTTAAGATCGCACAGCAGAACCCGCTTAATAGCACGCCTCTCGCCACATTGTAATGCCTGGCCTTAAGAATTGGGGGCAACAGTAATTCATCTTGTGAActatgtttatttttacttttcaaTGCTTTCCTTCCATAGACTGGTACTATACATTTCCTAATAAATTGGAATTTGGGAGTGCTATTCAGCCTTCAGATATGTGGCAGTgtcactcacatatccaacctgAAAATgatgacttcagtgatggttaaacgagtCTGATGCATTCCAACCCTTTTCCCTGAAAGAACATTGTCAAAAATACATTGCTGAAAGGCCGGTTTTAAAATAGGTAGGactccatttagatgtactgtagttggtacagtactataacaagtattttaattcagaatgttaTGAtgctgaaaatatcacttgccaagagACAACTGTGGCCATGTGGACTGTGTACAGTATACACTTAAATCCAGTATGTATTGTGGCAGTATGTAGAATTCCCCATTAACGGACCCAACtctaatcaaaatgttacccatgcacacaACTGCATAAAATgtaaggcaatgcaatttagcagaggaaaaaaaacatttccagaattaacagtatccaaagtcagcaTTTAAAATTGCAAAACAGTGCTTGATAGGCCCTAATATCACATTtaacttgcaaatgaaaatgcacaaaagcaactaaagatcagaAATTTAAGGAAAATGAATCACAGTATATAGAACtgttaatgattaacttttacattaccatagcttgtctcattcagtttgtttttgctgcattttcatcatgtgaaattggaggaagtgctatgtaactgcacaatatacagactgatttggcatgcaatttaaaaaaaataattaatacaagggcagtaaaacACAATGGATGTGTACCTGGGTAAATTATATCAGTGTCAACTTCtctaaaatcaaatacaagatataaACCAATCACTTATTGATTACAGTGCATGTTATTCTGTGCACATTTCAATCCCAGCTTCACAGTTCTTTCCCCGAAGTGCATAAGAGGACTTCAATAAAGACACCTTACACAACCAATGAACTTGAATACAGAGCACATTGCGCAGCACCTGTGATGTCCCTCCACTTAGACACGCTTATTACAAGAACACTAACACAAGACAATAAAGTCATCGGTGGCAGCAATGGAAATATTACCTGTTAACACTATGTAGGAAAGATACCTCCACTGTAAAACAAATTAGAGGACATCTTTCAGAACATGTGCTTGGGAGAAAGAAAACCCATGACCATTTACTTTCACACTTGATACCCACATTTCTTGATAAAGGCTGTACTGTGGCCTCCCCTGCCACATCTGATGAGGTACATTTTTGTTCTATAAACTGTTTAGATACAACTGCAGTGTACCAGCTCAATTTAATCTTTCAAAAGAGTAGTCCAGCACATTAAATCATCCTCCCTCTAGGACAGTGGTTTCCAgctcaataaaacaaataaaatgtgaagtcAGCAAAGTGTACAGCGTCTCAGTCTTTCTCCTTCATGTAGGAGTAACAGCAATAGTTCAGGTTTTTTATTTCAATTCAGTGTGGGTTCACCTACCTCCATGCCAAAAAGAGATACTTTTAAATCGCATGCATTTCTGATTTGGACAAAAGCACAACAGTTTTGATACATATCAATTGTTTATTGACAAGATGGAATTTCAAAAACACAAGATGCAGCTTAAAACTGGATGACCTGGCCCTGTAAGAAAAGAGAAGAAATAGCATCAAGAAATGCATTGGGAAGTTTAAAATAGTGGTCAGGGTTTGCAGTCCAGAAAAGtctacaaatctgacagttttacTTGAAATTACCTAAATCAAAGTAAAGGTGGTCCCAAGATTAGCTGGTGCCATTTGAATTAAAGCAAGGAACTGTACAAACgaattatgaaggcacatttagCCTGGCATACTAAATAcaaagcttcaaataaataattgagaCCACTATCTGCCATTAGATCCCCACCACTTAAGGTACTGGTGACCTATAACTAGACACCAATAGCGGAGTTGTCTACAACAAGGTTATTAAAATCTCCAATTTTAAATCAGTATACATCCCGCACTATAAAAAGGTCTGGTCACTATCAAGGAGATGGTATTAAAGGCTAgcaattattaaattaaacctaTAAAATCAAAGCAGCCCAAACACATATGCAATTGGTTTTCAGAGATGCACCCAAAAGGTTTGAGGGCTATGGTGtacagtagcttttttttttttaaaccttcccccccccccccccaaacatggCAATCTATTTGCATTTCAAAACCTGCATTATTTCCTCCCATACCTTTCTCTTTTTGTCTCCTCCCAGTTCAAAGTGCTTGCATCTCTTGATAGCCAGCATTCTCTTGGACCTGCAGTTGGGCTCCACACACTCCAACCTTAGCACAATCTTTTTTGTGGTCTTAGCCTACATGGAGAGGGATAAAGGAGTTAAGATTTTTTCccgccccccaaaaaagaaagttTCCTTGGCATCTCATTTAAATGCCTTGCCCAGAAACGACATCAGAAACTAAAATTAGTGAGCCCTTCATAATGCAAGGCTTTAGTGTATAGTGTGACGGAATAACAGGCTACAAGCCTCCCAATATTGTATTAATCATTAATCCATCTATTCTGAATACCATAAAAACCACTGCTGAAATGTAAATACGTACTTGCCTGCTTACAATGTACTCCCACCCACTAATCTAAAGAAGCAATGGTGGTGCATGGTTGGTGTATGGGACTATCTTGGAAAGATGCAACAGTACATCAGGAGGAGTTCAAACTAGCTGGCAGCCCAATGCACCGAGAAAGATGCACTGCTTTTAGCTGGTTTCCAGCTGCAACAGCAGAAATCTTTGAAAATGTAGGGGTGATACATGTATAGCAACAATTGATGTGTTGTTAAACTGATCTGCTCGTCACGCAGGAGCAAATTTTAAATTCATGATTGCCTGAAGTTTTCAATTAAGTTCTACACACCTTTTTACGGAAGATTGGCTTCGTCTGGCCACCGTAACCGCTCTGCTTTCTGTCGTAACGTCTCTTACCTGGAgggggcaaaacaaaacaatgagtTTAAAATTTCAGCTTCAGAATA
This genomic stretch from Acipenser ruthenus chromosome 16, fAciRut3.2 maternal haplotype, whole genome shotgun sequence harbors:
- the LOC117430390 gene encoding alpha-galactosidase A, translated to MVKTGVSLVVTICALIYPVHLLDNGLAQTPTMGWLHWERFMCNVDCVNDPHNCISEQLYMQMADIMVQEGWKEAGYEYVCIDDCWLADERDSEDRLQPDPRRFPSGIKKLADYVHSKGLKLGIYQDVGNLTCAGYPGSLGYYDLDAETFADWGVDLLKFDGCDFGTLDILVEGYKNMSRALNATGRNILYSCEWPLYLWPFHQPNYTDIRQYCNHWRNYDDVYDSWQSVKSIIDWTATHQNLIVPVAGPGGWNDPDMLVIGNFGLSWDQQVSQMAMWVIMAAPLLMSNDLRSIDPKSKMLLQNKHLIAINQDPLGRQGYRIGRVNSFDVWERPLSDSRYAFAVLNRQEIGGPRQFPLLLATLPSWKTCNPECRVTQILPSYQDLGVQNLNSALKLTINPSGTVLFTVTLNEGLAAEQQSNWNMTKKQKIPNSVF
- the LOC117430391 gene encoding large ribosomal subunit protein eL42, producing MVNVPKTRRTYCRKCKKHQPHKVTQYKKGKDSLYAQGKRRYDRKQSGYGGQTKPIFRKKAKTTKKIVLRLECVEPNCRSKRMLAIKRCKHFELGGDKKRKGQVIQF